One window from the genome of Trabulsiella odontotermitis encodes:
- the serB gene encoding phosphoserine phosphatase, translated as MPNSLTWCDLSEDVSLWPGLPLSLSGDEVMPLDYHAGRSGWLLYGRGLDKKRLTTYQRTLGAAMVIVSAWCVEDYQVIRLAGSLTPRATRLAHDAGLDVAPLGKIPHLKSPGLLVMDMDSTAIQIECIDEIAKLAGTGDMVAEVTERAMRGELDFTASLRSRVATLKGADAAILRQVRDGLPLMPGLTQLVLKLHALGWHVAIASGGFTFFAEYLRDKLHLSSVVANELEIIDGKLTGHVIGDIVDAKYKANTLKRLAAKFEIPDGQTVAVGDGANDLPMIKAASLGIAYHAKPKVNEQTEVSIRHADLMGIFCILSGSLNQK; from the coding sequence ATGCCGAACAGTCTGACCTGGTGCGATCTTTCTGAAGACGTCTCTCTGTGGCCCGGATTGCCGCTTTCATTAAGCGGCGATGAAGTGATGCCGCTCGATTATCATGCTGGCCGCAGCGGCTGGCTGTTGTACGGCCGCGGCCTGGATAAAAAACGTCTGACGACCTATCAGCGCACGCTGGGCGCGGCGATGGTCATCGTCTCCGCCTGGTGTGTGGAAGATTACCAGGTCATCCGCCTGGCCGGTTCGCTGACGCCACGCGCCACGCGTCTGGCTCACGATGCCGGGCTGGATGTCGCGCCGCTGGGTAAAATTCCGCACCTTAAAAGCCCTGGTCTGCTGGTGATGGACATGGATTCGACCGCCATTCAGATTGAATGCATCGACGAAATCGCAAAACTGGCCGGCACCGGCGACATGGTCGCGGAAGTCACCGAGCGCGCCATGCGCGGCGAGCTGGATTTTACCGCCAGCCTGCGCAGCCGCGTGGCGACGCTGAAAGGGGCCGACGCCGCTATTCTACGCCAGGTTCGTGACGGTTTGCCGTTAATGCCTGGGCTGACGCAACTAGTGCTGAAGCTCCATGCGCTGGGCTGGCATGTGGCGATCGCCTCCGGCGGCTTCACCTTTTTTGCTGAATACCTGCGCGATAAACTGCACCTCAGCAGCGTGGTCGCCAACGAACTGGAAATCATCGACGGCAAACTCACCGGTCACGTGATCGGTGATATCGTCGATGCGAAGTATAAAGCCAATACCCTGAAGCGTCTGGCGGCAAAATTTGAAATTCCGGATGGGCAAACGGTCGCCGTGGGCGATGGCGCCAACGATCTGCCGATGATCAAAGCCGCCAGTCTTGGCATTGCTTATCATGCAAAACCAAAAGTTAATGAACAGACGGAAGTGTCTATCCGTCACGCTGACCTGATGGGGATCTTCTGCATTCTCTCCGGCAGCCTGAATCAAAAGTAA
- the deoC gene encoding deoxyribose-phosphate aldolase, which translates to MTDLTASSLRALKLMDLTTLNEDDTDAKVIALCHQAKTPVGNTAAVCIYPRFIPVARKTLNAQGTPDVRIATVTNFPHGNDDIDIALAETRAAIAYGADEVDVVFPYRALIAGNEQVGFDLVKACKDACAAANVLLKVIIETGELKEARLIRKASEIAIKAGADFIKTSTGKVPVNATPESARIMMEVIRDMGVQKTVGFKPAGGVRTAEDAQQFLAIADELFGADWADSRHYRFGASSLLASLLKALGHGDGKSASAY; encoded by the coding sequence ATGACCGATTTAACCGCAAGCAGCCTGCGCGCGTTGAAATTGATGGACCTGACCACCCTGAACGAAGACGATACCGATGCAAAAGTCATCGCCCTGTGTCATCAGGCAAAAACACCGGTGGGCAACACCGCGGCTGTCTGCATTTACCCGCGTTTTATCCCTGTTGCGCGTAAAACCTTAAACGCGCAGGGCACGCCGGATGTGCGTATCGCAACCGTCACTAACTTCCCGCACGGTAACGACGACATCGACATTGCGCTGGCGGAAACCCGCGCGGCCATCGCTTACGGCGCAGACGAAGTGGATGTGGTTTTCCCGTATCGCGCGCTGATTGCGGGCAATGAGCAGGTTGGTTTTGATCTGGTGAAAGCCTGCAAAGACGCCTGTGCGGCGGCAAACGTGCTGCTGAAAGTGATCATCGAAACCGGCGAACTGAAAGAAGCGCGACTGATTCGTAAAGCATCTGAAATCGCGATCAAAGCCGGTGCGGACTTTATCAAAACCTCGACCGGTAAAGTGCCGGTGAACGCCACCCCGGAAAGCGCGCGCATCATGATGGAAGTTATCCGTGATATGGGTGTGCAGAAAACCGTCGGTTTCAAACCAGCGGGCGGCGTACGTACCGCAGAAGACGCACAGCAATTCCTGGCGATTGCCGACGAACTGTTCGGTGCCGACTGGGCGGATTCCCGCCACTACCGTTTTGGCGCATCCAGCTTGCTGGCAAGCCTGCTGAAGGCGCTGGGTCACGGCGACGGCAAGAGCGCAAGCGCTTATTAA
- a CDS encoding YjjI family glycine radical enzyme: MSDSFEQRCQQIVTSLRLSPEQKRHFLALEAENALPCPALPAEARAALDDGVICDMFEGHAPFKPRYVLPDYERFLANGSEWLELEGAKDLDDALSLLTILYHHVPSVTSLPVYLGHLDALLQPYVIILTQEAIDIRIKRFWRYLDRTLPDAFTHVNIGPADTPVTRAILRADAELKQTAPNLTFIYDPQITPDDLLLQVAKNICECSKPHISNGPQNDKIFTKGQYGVVSCYNSLPLAGGGSTLVRLNLQQVALRSDSIDDFFTRVLPWYCQQQIAVIDARCEFLYQQSHFFEHSFLVHEGLIDPGRFVPMFGIYSLAEAVNVLCEKEGLAGRYGKDEAANALGYRISAQLAAFVENTPVKYGWRQRALLHAQSGISSDVGTTPGARLPYGDEPDPVTHLRTVAPHHAWYPAGISDILTLDETVKRNPQAVVQLCLGAFKCGMREFTANVSGNDLVRVTGYMVRLSDLEKYRAEGSRSNTTWLGEEAARNTRILERQPRVVSHEQQMRFSQ; the protein is encoded by the coding sequence ATGTCTGACTCTTTTGAGCAACGATGCCAGCAGATTGTGACCAGCTTACGTTTATCTCCTGAACAAAAACGCCATTTTTTAGCGCTGGAGGCAGAAAATGCGCTTCCCTGTCCTGCCCTTCCGGCAGAGGCCCGTGCGGCGCTGGATGACGGGGTGATCTGCGATATGTTTGAAGGCCACGCGCCGTTTAAACCGCGCTATGTTCTGCCTGATTACGAACGCTTTCTGGCGAACGGTTCAGAATGGCTGGAGCTGGAAGGCGCGAAAGATCTGGATGACGCGTTGTCGCTTCTGACGATCCTCTACCACCACGTTCCTTCCGTCACCTCGTTGCCGGTCTATCTCGGTCATCTTGATGCGTTGCTGCAACCATATGTTATAATTCTAACACAAGAGGCGATCGATATTCGAATAAAACGTTTCTGGCGCTACCTCGACAGAACCCTGCCGGATGCCTTTACACATGTGAACATCGGCCCTGCCGACACGCCGGTGACGCGCGCCATTCTGCGTGCGGACGCAGAGTTGAAGCAGACGGCGCCAAATCTGACCTTTATTTATGATCCACAAATTACGCCGGACGATCTGCTGTTACAGGTGGCGAAAAATATCTGCGAGTGCAGCAAACCGCACATTTCCAACGGCCCACAAAATGATAAAATTTTCACAAAAGGCCAGTATGGCGTGGTCAGCTGTTACAACTCGCTACCGCTGGCGGGCGGTGGCAGCACACTGGTACGGCTGAATCTGCAACAAGTTGCACTGCGCAGCGACTCCATCGACGATTTCTTCACCCGCGTTTTGCCCTGGTACTGCCAGCAGCAAATCGCCGTGATTGACGCCCGCTGCGAATTTCTTTATCAGCAATCACACTTCTTTGAGCATAGCTTCCTGGTTCATGAAGGGCTGATCGATCCGGGTCGTTTTGTGCCGATGTTTGGCATCTATTCACTGGCAGAAGCGGTCAACGTGTTGTGTGAAAAAGAGGGGCTTGCCGGGCGCTACGGTAAAGACGAGGCAGCCAATGCGCTGGGTTACCGCATCAGCGCACAGCTGGCGGCGTTTGTTGAAAATACACCGGTCAAATATGGCTGGCGGCAGCGCGCCCTGCTCCATGCGCAGTCCGGGATCAGTTCTGACGTCGGCACCACGCCGGGCGCGCGATTGCCTTATGGCGATGAGCCGGATCCGGTAACGCATCTGCGTACCGTTGCGCCGCATCACGCCTGGTATCCGGCTGGGATCAGCGACATTCTGACGCTGGATGAAACCGTCAAACGCAATCCTCAGGCGGTGGTACAACTGTGTCTCGGGGCATTCAAATGCGGTATGCGCGAATTTACGGCAAACGTCAGCGGTAACGATCTGGTGCGCGTCACTGGCTATATGGTGCGCCTGTCAGACCTCGAGAAATACCGCGCCGAAGGTTCCCGCAGCAATACCACCTGGCTCGGTGAAGAAGCGGCGCGCAATACGCGGATCCTGGAACGACAACCGCGAGTGGTCAGCCATGAGCAGCAGATGCGCTTTAGTCAGTAA
- the deoA gene encoding thymidine phosphorylase has product MFLAQEIIRKKRDGHALSDEEIRFFINGIRDNTISEGQIAALAMTIFFHDMTMPERVSLTMAMRDSGTVLDWKSLNLNGPIVDKHSTGGVGDVTSLMLGPMVAACGGYVPMISGRGLGHTGGTLDKLEAIPGFDIFPDDNRFREIIKDVGVAIIGQTSSLAPADKRFYATRDITATVDSIPLITGSILAKKLAEGLDALVMDVKVGSGAFMPTYELSEALAEAIVGVANGAGVRTTALLTDMNQVLASSAGNAVEVREAVQFLTGEYRNPRLFDVTMALCVEMLISGKLAKDDADARAKLQAVLDNGKAAETFGRMVAAQKGPTDFVENYGSYLPTATLSKAVYADTEGFVSQMDTRALGMAVVSMGGGRRQASDTIDYSVGFTEMVRLGDRIDGQRPLAVIHAADETRWQDAAKAVKAAISVGEKAPKETPTVYRRITE; this is encoded by the coding sequence TTGTTTCTCGCACAAGAAATAATTCGTAAAAAGCGTGATGGTCACGCACTCAGCGATGAAGAAATTCGCTTTTTCATCAACGGCATTCGCGATAACACCATTTCGGAAGGGCAAATTGCCGCGCTGGCAATGACCATCTTCTTCCACGACATGACCATGCCGGAACGTGTCTCGCTGACCATGGCGATGCGGGATTCAGGAACCGTGCTGGACTGGAAGAGCCTGAATCTCAACGGTCCGATTGTAGACAAACACTCCACCGGCGGCGTGGGTGACGTCACCTCGTTAATGCTCGGCCCGATGGTCGCGGCCTGTGGCGGCTATGTGCCGATGATCTCCGGGCGCGGCCTGGGGCACACGGGCGGTACGCTCGATAAACTGGAAGCGATCCCGGGGTTTGACATCTTCCCGGACGACAACCGTTTCCGCGAAATTATTAAAGATGTCGGCGTCGCGATTATCGGCCAGACCAGTTCCCTCGCGCCGGCGGACAAACGTTTTTATGCCACCCGCGATATTACCGCGACGGTGGATTCCATCCCGCTGATCACCGGGTCGATCCTCGCCAAAAAACTGGCGGAAGGGCTGGACGCGCTGGTGATGGACGTGAAAGTCGGTAGCGGCGCGTTTATGCCGACCTATGAACTTTCAGAAGCGCTTGCCGAAGCGATCGTTGGCGTAGCCAATGGTGCAGGCGTGCGCACCACGGCGCTGCTGACCGACATGAACCAGGTGCTGGCCTCCAGCGCCGGTAACGCGGTCGAAGTGCGTGAAGCGGTGCAGTTTCTGACGGGCGAATACCGTAATCCGCGCCTGTTTGACGTCACCATGGCGCTGTGCGTCGAGATGCTGATCTCAGGCAAGCTGGCGAAAGATGACGCCGACGCGCGTGCAAAACTGCAGGCGGTACTCGACAACGGCAAAGCGGCAGAAACCTTCGGTCGCATGGTGGCGGCGCAGAAGGGGCCGACTGATTTTGTGGAAAATTATGGTAGCTACTTGCCGACGGCAACGCTGAGCAAAGCAGTCTACGCTGATACTGAAGGCTTCGTCAGCCAGATGGATACCCGCGCGCTGGGCATGGCTGTCGTGTCGATGGGGGGTGGTCGTCGTCAGGCGTCTGACACCATCGACTACAGCGTCGGCTTCACGGAGATGGTACGTCTGGGTGACCGTATTGACGGACAGCGCCCGCTGGCGGTGATCCACGCGGCAGACGAAACCCGCTGGCAGGACGCGGCGAAAGCCGTTAAAGCGGCAATTAGCGTCGGTGAAAAAGCACCAAAAGAGACACCAACAGTCTATCGCCGCATTACCGAGTAA
- a CDS encoding YjjW family glycine radical enzyme activase yields the protein MSSRCALVSKIIPFSCVDGPGSRLALFLQGCNLRCRNCHNPWTIGRCDHCGECVAHCPHEALTLQASRVVWQESRCQQCDTCLQCCPQQATPMAQTLDEETVINHIAAAEPFIEGITISGGEATTQLPFVAALFRRVKQTPALRHLTCLIDSNGELGLSGWEKLHPVCDGVMVDLKAWGDEHHRWLTGRDNARIKASIRWLAQHQRLSELRLLVIPEHSDYLTSIEPLSAFIAALGDVPVRLNAFHAHGVYGEAKNWRSARPDDIQALADALQARGITQLIHPALYL from the coding sequence ATGAGCAGCAGATGCGCTTTAGTCAGTAAAATCATCCCCTTTTCCTGTGTTGACGGGCCGGGGAGCCGTCTGGCGCTGTTCCTGCAGGGCTGTAATTTGCGCTGCCGGAACTGCCACAACCCGTGGACCATTGGCCGCTGCGATCACTGCGGAGAATGTGTGGCGCATTGCCCGCACGAGGCGCTGACCCTGCAAGCGAGCCGGGTGGTCTGGCAGGAATCACGCTGTCAGCAGTGCGACACCTGCCTGCAATGTTGCCCGCAACAGGCCACGCCGATGGCGCAAACCCTGGATGAGGAAACCGTCATCAACCACATCGCTGCCGCCGAACCGTTTATTGAGGGGATCACCATCAGCGGCGGCGAGGCGACAACCCAGTTGCCGTTTGTGGCAGCCCTGTTCCGGCGCGTGAAGCAAACGCCAGCCCTGCGCCATCTGACCTGTCTTATCGACAGCAACGGTGAACTGGGGCTTTCCGGGTGGGAAAAACTGCACCCGGTGTGCGATGGCGTGATGGTGGATCTCAAAGCCTGGGGCGACGAACACCACCGCTGGCTGACCGGGCGCGACAACGCGCGAATCAAAGCCAGTATTCGCTGGCTCGCGCAGCATCAGCGGCTGAGCGAACTGCGTTTGCTGGTGATCCCGGAACACAGTGACTATCTGACTTCGATTGAACCGCTGAGCGCGTTTATTGCTGCGCTGGGCGACGTGCCCGTGCGTCTTAACGCGTTTCATGCGCATGGGGTGTATGGCGAGGCGAAAAACTGGCGTAGCGCCCGGCCAGACGACATTCAGGCGCTGGCCGACGCGCTACAGGCCAGGGGGATAACGCAGCTTATCCACCCGGCCCTGTACTTATAG
- the deoD gene encoding purine-nucleoside phosphorylase, whose product MATPHINAEMGDFADVVLMPGDPLRAKHIAETFLEDFREVNNVRGMLGYTGTYKGRKISVMGHGMGIPSCSIYTKELITDFGVKKIIRVGSCGAVRPDVKLRDVVIGMGACTDSKVNRLRFKDHDFAAIADFGMVRNAVDAAKALGVDARVGNIFSADLFYTPDPSMFDVMEKYGILGVEMEAAGIYGVAAEFGAKALTICTVSDHIRTHEQTTAAERQTTFNDMIKIALESVLLGDKE is encoded by the coding sequence ATGGCTACCCCCCACATTAACGCAGAAATGGGTGATTTCGCAGACGTCGTACTGATGCCGGGCGATCCGCTGCGTGCGAAGCATATTGCAGAAACTTTCCTCGAAGACTTCCGCGAAGTGAACAATGTTCGCGGCATGCTGGGCTACACCGGTACTTACAAAGGCCGCAAAATCTCCGTGATGGGCCACGGCATGGGTATTCCGTCCTGCTCCATCTACACCAAAGAGCTGATCACCGATTTCGGCGTGAAGAAAATCATTCGCGTGGGTTCCTGCGGCGCGGTGCGTCCGGACGTGAAACTGCGTGACGTGGTGATTGGCATGGGTGCCTGCACCGACTCCAAAGTGAACCGCCTGCGTTTCAAAGATCATGACTTCGCCGCTATCGCGGATTTTGGCATGGTGCGTAACGCGGTCGATGCAGCGAAAGCGCTGGGTGTTGATGCCCGCGTCGGCAACATCTTCTCGGCTGATCTGTTCTACACGCCGGACCCGTCCATGTTCGACGTCATGGAAAAATACGGCATTCTGGGTGTGGAAATGGAAGCGGCGGGTATTTACGGCGTGGCGGCGGAATTCGGTGCGAAAGCGCTGACCATCTGCACCGTGTCTGACCATATCCGTACGCACGAACAGACCACGGCGGCTGAGCGTCAGACCACGTTCAACGACATGATTAAAATCGCGCTGGAATCCGTTCTGCTGGGCGATAAAGAGTAG
- the deoB gene encoding phosphopentomutase: MKRAFIMVLDSFGIGATEDADRFGDVGSDTLGHIAEACAKGDADNGRKGPLNLPNLTRLGLAKAHEGSTGKIAAGLDGNADVIGAYAWAHELSSGKDTPSGHWEIAGVPVLFDWGYFSDHENSFPQELLDKLVKRANLPGYLGNCHSSGTVILDQLGEEHMKTGKPIFYTSADSVFQIACHEETFGLDRLYELCEIAREELTEGGYNIGRVIARPFIGDKPGNFQRTGNRHDLAVEPPAPTVLQKLVDEKDGQVVSVGKIADIYANCGITKKVKATGLDALFDATIKEMKEAGDKTIVFTNFVDFDSSWGHRRDVAGYAAGLELFDRRLPELMALVGEDDLLILTADHGCDPTWKGTDHTREHIPVLVYGPKVKAGSLGHRETFADIGQTLATYFGTSPMEYGKAMF; encoded by the coding sequence ATGAAACGTGCATTTATTATGGTGCTGGACTCCTTCGGCATCGGTGCTACTGAAGATGCCGACCGCTTTGGCGACGTGGGTTCAGACACCCTCGGCCATATCGCGGAAGCCTGCGCCAAAGGGGACGCTGACAATGGTCGTAAAGGTCCGCTGAATCTGCCGAACCTGACCCGTCTGGGCCTGGCGAAAGCCCACGAAGGCTCAACCGGTAAAATCGCTGCGGGTCTGGATGGCAATGCGGACGTCATTGGCGCGTACGCCTGGGCGCACGAGCTCTCATCCGGGAAAGATACCCCGTCAGGCCACTGGGAAATCGCTGGTGTGCCGGTACTGTTTGACTGGGGATACTTCTCCGATCACGAAAACAGCTTCCCGCAGGAATTGCTGGATAAACTGGTGAAACGCGCGAATCTGCCGGGTTACCTCGGGAACTGCCACTCTTCCGGGACGGTGATCCTGGACCAGCTCGGCGAAGAGCACATGAAAACCGGGAAACCGATTTTCTATACTTCCGCAGACTCGGTTTTCCAGATAGCCTGCCACGAAGAGACCTTTGGCCTCGACCGGTTGTATGAGCTGTGCGAAATCGCCCGCGAAGAGCTGACTGAAGGCGGCTATAACATTGGCCGCGTGATCGCGCGTCCGTTTATCGGCGACAAACCGGGCAATTTCCAGCGTACTGGCAACCGTCACGATCTGGCAGTCGAACCGCCTGCACCGACTGTGTTGCAGAAACTGGTCGATGAAAAAGACGGCCAGGTGGTTTCGGTAGGTAAAATCGCCGACATCTACGCCAACTGCGGCATCACTAAAAAAGTGAAAGCCACCGGGCTGGACGCGCTGTTTGACGCCACGATCAAAGAGATGAAAGAGGCGGGCGACAAGACCATTGTCTTCACCAATTTCGTCGATTTCGACTCCTCCTGGGGTCATCGTCGCGACGTCGCGGGTTATGCTGCTGGTCTGGAACTGTTCGACCGTCGTCTGCCGGAACTGATGGCGTTGGTCGGTGAAGATGACCTGCTGATCCTCACTGCGGACCACGGCTGCGATCCGACCTGGAAAGGCACCGACCATACCCGTGAGCACATTCCGGTGCTGGTTTACGGGCCAAAAGTGAAAGCCGGTTCTCTGGGTCATCGCGAGACGTTTGCCGATATCGGTCAGACGCTGGCAACCTACTTTGGCACATCGCCGATGGAATATGGCAAGGCCATGTTTTAA
- a CDS encoding YtjB family periplasmic protein translates to MVRAKLKFRLHRAVIVLICLALLVALMQGASWFSQNHQRQRNPQLEELARTLARQVTQNLAPLMRTDNPDEKKITHLLTQLTTESRILDAGVYDGQGDLVARAGEGVNVRDRLALDGKKAGGYFNQQIVEPVQGKNGPLGYLRLTLDTHTLPTEARQVDNTTNILRLMLLLSLAIGVVLARTLLRGKRTRWQQSPFLLTANKSVPEEDESEKKEG, encoded by the coding sequence ATGGTTCGCGCAAAACTGAAATTTCGGCTGCATCGCGCCGTGATCGTTCTGATATGTCTCGCCCTGCTGGTTGCCCTGATGCAGGGGGCCTCCTGGTTCAGCCAGAACCACCAGCGGCAGCGTAATCCGCAGCTGGAAGAACTGGCGCGGACGCTGGCCCGCCAGGTGACGCAGAACCTGGCGCCGCTGATGCGTACAGATAATCCGGATGAAAAAAAGATCACCCATTTGCTGACGCAACTGACGACGGAGAGCCGCATTCTTGATGCGGGCGTCTACGACGGACAGGGCGATCTCGTTGCCCGCGCCGGGGAAGGCGTCAACGTGCGCGACCGGCTGGCGCTGGATGGCAAAAAAGCGGGCGGCTATTTTAACCAGCAAATCGTCGAACCGGTGCAGGGAAAAAACGGCCCGCTCGGCTATCTGCGCCTGACGCTGGATACCCACACGCTGCCAACGGAAGCCAGGCAGGTGGATAACACCACCAATATTCTGCGGCTGATGCTGCTGTTGTCGCTGGCGATTGGCGTGGTGCTGGCGCGAACACTGCTGCGCGGCAAACGCACCCGCTGGCAGCAGTCCCCTTTCCTGCTCACCGCTAACAAGTCGGTGCCGGAAGAGGATGAGAGCGAGAAGAAAGAAGGATGA
- the lplA gene encoding lipoate--protein ligase LplA translates to MSTLRLLISDSYDPWFNLAVEECIFRQMPATQRVLFLWRNADTVVIGRAQNPWKECNTRRMEEDNVRLARRSSGGGAVFHDLGNTCFTFMAGKPEYDKTISTAIVLKALNALGVTAEASGRNDLVVKTPEGDRKVSGSAYRETKDRGFHHGTLLLNADLSRLANYLNPDKKKLQAKGITSVRGRVANLIELLPGITHEQVCQAVTAAFFAHYGERVDAEIISPDKTPDLPNFAETFVRQSSWEWNFGQAPAFSHLLDERFTWGGVELHFDVEKGHITRTQVFTDSLNPAPLEALAARLQGCLYRADMLQQECDALLGDFPEQEKELRELSAWIAGAVR, encoded by the coding sequence ATGTCGACGCTCCGTCTGCTTATTTCAGACTCTTACGATCCCTGGTTTAACCTCGCGGTGGAAGAGTGTATTTTCCGCCAGATGCCTGCCACTCAACGCGTGCTGTTCCTGTGGCGCAACGCCGACACGGTAGTGATTGGCCGTGCGCAGAACCCGTGGAAAGAGTGCAACACGCGGCGCATGGAAGAAGACAACGTGCGCCTGGCGCGTCGCAGCAGTGGCGGCGGTGCGGTCTTCCACGATCTGGGCAACACCTGCTTTACCTTTATGGCAGGGAAACCGGAATACGATAAAACCATTTCCACTGCCATCGTGCTGAAAGCGCTCAACGCGCTTGGCGTGACGGCGGAAGCCTCCGGGCGTAACGATTTGGTGGTCAAAACGCCGGAAGGCGATCGCAAAGTTTCCGGCTCCGCTTACCGGGAAACCAAAGACCGCGGCTTCCACCACGGCACGCTGTTGCTGAACGCCGATCTCAGCCGCCTGGCTAACTACCTGAATCCTGATAAGAAAAAGCTCCAGGCGAAGGGGATAACCTCCGTGCGCGGTCGCGTGGCGAATCTTATCGAACTGCTGCCGGGGATCACCCACGAGCAGGTTTGCCAGGCAGTCACCGCCGCCTTTTTTGCTCATTACGGCGAGCGGGTAGATGCGGAAATCATCTCCCCGGACAAAACGCCGGACCTGCCTAATTTCGCCGAAACCTTTGTCCGCCAGAGCAGTTGGGAATGGAACTTCGGCCAGGCGCCTGCGTTCTCGCATCTGCTGGATGAGCGTTTTACCTGGGGTGGTGTCGAGCTGCATTTTGATGTCGAAAAAGGTCATATCACCCGTACGCAGGTGTTTACCGATAGCCTTAACCCGGCGCCGTTAGAAGCGCTGGCGGCACGGTTGCAGGGCTGTCTTTACCGGGCGGATATGTTGCAACAGGAGTGCGATGCGCTGTTAGGGGATTTTCCGGAGCAGGAAAAAGAGTTGCGGGAGCTGTCGGCATGGATTGCCGGGGCCGTGCGGTGA
- a CDS encoding NupC/NupG family nucleoside CNT transporter: MQILMGLIGMVALLAIAVLLSSNRKAINLRTVLGAWLIQVGIGALILYVPAGRRVLLAMSEGVANVIAYGNEGIGFLFGGLVSDKMFELFGGGGFIFALRVLPVIVFFSSLIAVLYYLGIMQLVIRILGGALRAVLKTSRTESLSATANIFVGQTEAPLVVRPYIATMTRSELFAVMCGGLASVAGSVLAGYAQMGVPLEYLIAASFMAAPGGLLFAKIMLPETETPNDAPDLEAQGNNSDRPSNVLDAAASGAASGMQLALNVGAMLLAFVALIALLNGILSGIGGWFDYPQLSMQLLLGWVFAPIAWLIGVPWHEATVAGSFIGQKLIINEFVAYMNFGEYLKEDAAVAAAGLQVISAHTKAIISFALCGFANLSSIAILIGGLGSMAPNRRHDIAQLGLKAVAAGTLSNLMSATIAGVFLAL, translated from the coding sequence ATGCAAATCCTCATGGGACTCATTGGCATGGTGGCGCTTCTTGCTATCGCTGTGCTCCTCTCCAGTAACCGAAAGGCCATTAATCTGCGTACCGTGCTGGGCGCATGGTTAATTCAGGTTGGCATCGGTGCGCTGATCCTCTATGTACCTGCCGGGCGCCGTGTGCTGCTGGCGATGTCTGAAGGCGTGGCTAACGTCATCGCTTACGGCAATGAAGGGATCGGCTTCCTGTTTGGCGGTCTGGTTTCTGACAAAATGTTCGAACTCTTTGGTGGCGGCGGCTTCATTTTTGCCCTGCGTGTGCTGCCGGTCATTGTGTTCTTTTCCTCGCTTATTGCCGTGCTCTATTACCTCGGCATTATGCAACTGGTGATCCGCATTCTCGGCGGCGCGCTGCGTGCGGTGCTGAAAACGTCGCGCACCGAATCGCTGTCCGCCACCGCGAATATCTTCGTCGGGCAGACGGAAGCGCCGCTGGTGGTGCGTCCGTATATTGCGACCATGACCCGCTCTGAGCTGTTCGCGGTGATGTGCGGCGGGCTGGCGTCCGTCGCGGGCTCGGTGCTTGCCGGGTATGCGCAGATGGGTGTACCGCTGGAATACCTGATTGCCGCGTCGTTTATGGCGGCGCCAGGTGGTCTGCTTTTTGCCAAAATCATGCTGCCGGAAACTGAAACCCCGAACGATGCGCCAGACCTCGAGGCACAGGGCAACAATAGTGATCGTCCGTCTAACGTGCTGGACGCGGCTGCCTCCGGGGCGGCGTCCGGTATGCAACTGGCGCTCAACGTGGGCGCGATGCTGCTGGCGTTTGTTGCGCTGATTGCCCTGCTGAACGGGATCCTCTCCGGGATTGGCGGCTGGTTTGACTATCCGCAGCTCTCCATGCAACTGCTGCTTGGCTGGGTGTTCGCGCCGATCGCCTGGCTCATCGGCGTGCCATGGCATGAAGCGACCGTTGCCGGGTCATTCATCGGTCAGAAGCTGATCATCAACGAGTTTGTGGCTTACATGAACTTTGGTGAATATCTGAAAGAGGATGCGGCCGTCGCGGCGGCGGGTCTGCAGGTGATTTCCGCTCACACCAAGGCCATCATCTCTTTTGCCCTGTGTGGTTTTGCTAACCTGTCGTCCATCGCCATTCTGATTGGTGGCCTGGGCAGCATGGCGCCAAACCGTCGCCATGATATTGCCCAACTGGGGCTGAAAGCCGTGGCGGCGGGAACGCTCTCTAACCTGATGAGCGCCACCATCGCCGGGGTATTCCTCGCACTATAA